The following are from one region of the Candidatus Dadabacteria bacterium genome:
- a CDS encoding ATP-dependent acyl-CoA ligase yields MQLLFKPREASYLGSGDLPFGRFEDTSQWEPITRNLEKGAEAFPEKAMFKVGDRDGNIVESYTYAETNAWANRVANGFSEGFGIKKGDKIGMYMLNCSEHVISIIAIHKCGGVQVPVNKDEKGERLAYVINYSDMRALVIDEGSISFIEEIGDSLEHLEVIFVTVDSPPEEIGGIKALPFSEFDKYDDTNPGVDVTTADMERCMFTSGTTGMPKGVARDHGGVIMTVRSYLQQQGVRSDDVLMSILSLGHANAQVMCLFSAMASGATAVFFPRFSASNFWKWAGGCGATCINMLGAVAEYLWAAPESEWDQKHNVRIMLGSPAPRNLKEFQERFGVRVIDGYGSTEMGMVLWKDPEDHRPGSSGFPMEGYYVELRDPEDIDAVVRPFWDSTDDITPPDEAKGLLFVKPLVPHTTLNEYFKDERRTREAFDDDGFFNSDDLFARGIDGRYYFVGRFSRIRVSGENVDPVAVGDEAMLYPAIQEAIAVGIRLPNVSDDEVKLCVTLKAGEEFDPVEFSKWMAERVIVAMVPRFIEVYEEGFPVTATQKVKVAEIKEITDNTWDRNETGLKFSARK; encoded by the coding sequence ATGCAATTATTATTCAAACCGCGCGAAGCTTCTTATCTGGGGAGCGGAGACCTTCCCTTCGGCAGATTTGAGGACACTTCGCAGTGGGAACCTATAACTAGAAATCTCGAAAAAGGTGCCGAAGCGTTTCCAGAAAAGGCAATGTTCAAGGTCGGAGACCGGGATGGAAACATTGTCGAGAGCTACACTTACGCGGAAACCAACGCATGGGCCAACAGGGTGGCAAATGGTTTTTCCGAGGGGTTCGGCATAAAGAAAGGGGACAAAATAGGCATGTACATGCTTAACTGTTCTGAGCACGTGATATCGATTATCGCCATACACAAGTGTGGCGGAGTGCAGGTTCCGGTAAACAAGGACGAAAAGGGCGAAAGACTTGCCTACGTGATCAACTATTCGGACATGAGAGCCCTTGTTATTGACGAGGGGAGCATATCATTTATAGAAGAGATTGGCGACAGTCTCGAGCATCTTGAAGTGATTTTCGTAACGGTTGACAGCCCTCCTGAAGAAATCGGGGGCATAAAAGCACTACCTTTTTCAGAATTCGACAAATATGACGATACTAATCCCGGGGTGGATGTTACTACAGCCGACATGGAGAGATGCATGTTCACGTCCGGTACTACCGGGATGCCCAAGGGGGTTGCCAGGGATCACGGAGGAGTGATCATGACGGTTCGCTCTTATCTGCAGCAGCAGGGGGTAAGGAGCGATGACGTGCTTATGAGCATACTTTCCCTCGGCCACGCTAACGCTCAGGTAATGTGTCTTTTCAGTGCCATGGCGTCTGGTGCGACGGCCGTGTTTTTCCCGAGATTTTCCGCTTCTAATTTCTGGAAGTGGGCAGGCGGGTGCGGCGCTACTTGCATTAACATGCTGGGGGCGGTTGCCGAGTACCTCTGGGCGGCGCCCGAGAGCGAGTGGGATCAGAAGCACAACGTAAGGATAATGCTGGGTTCACCGGCTCCGAGAAACCTGAAGGAATTCCAGGAAAGGTTCGGGGTCAGGGTAATAGACGGATATGGTTCGACCGAGATGGGCATGGTTCTTTGGAAAGATCCCGAGGATCACCGTCCAGGGTCATCGGGTTTTCCCATGGAAGGATATTACGTTGAGCTCAGAGACCCCGAAGATATCGATGCCGTGGTAAGACCGTTCTGGGACTCTACCGACGATATTACTCCTCCCGACGAGGCCAAGGGGCTTCTTTTCGTAAAGCCGCTTGTTCCGCATACAACCCTGAATGAATATTTCAAGGACGAGAGAAGAACCAGAGAGGCGTTTGACGATGACGGCTTTTTCAATTCGGATGATCTCTTCGCCAGAGGTATTGACGGGAGATATTATTTTGTTGGAAGATTCAGCCGCATCAGGGTTTCGGGTGAAAACGTGGATCCGGTAGCCGTCGGAGACGAGGCTATGCTCTATCCCGCGATCCAGGAGGCCATAGCGGTCGGCATAAGGCTTCCGAACGTTTCGGATGACGAGGTCAAGCTCTGCGTGACGCTCAAGGCGGGTGAGGAATTCGATCCGGTCGAGTTCTCCAAGTGGATGGCCGAAAGGGTCATAGTGGCCATGGTTCCCAGGTTCATAGAGGTTTACGAGGAAGGGTTCCCTGTAACTGCGACCCAGAAAGTGAAAGTTGCCGAGATAAAGGAAATCACCGACAACACCTGGGACAGAAACGAAACGGGTCTTAAATTCAGCGCGAGAAAGTAG
- the rpmH gene encoding 50S ribosomal protein L34, giving the protein MKRTYQPHVKKRLRTHGFRARLSTRGGRSILRRRTAKGRYVLTVGRWKK; this is encoded by the coding sequence ATGAAAAGGACTTATCAACCGCACGTAAAAAAGAGACTGAGAACGCACGGCTTCCGCGCGAGGCTCAGCACTAGGGGAGGAAGGAGCATACTGAGGAGAAGAACCGCCAAGGGAAGGTATGTTCTAACGGTTGGGAGATGGAAAAAGTAG
- a CDS encoding sodium ion-translocating decarboxylase subunit beta, producing the protein MKRFIFIFGILAFSLGVFAGIPDCLGETVSAGEVAAEETRELASFSQLLKNVATSTGIYGFIAGNASSWVNGFGMFLMILVGFLLLYLGIAKKFEPLLLVTIAFGCILANIPLAGINDPGGVLYYVYDVGIKTGIFPLLIFMGVGALTDFGPLLANPKTVLLGGAAQFGIFSTLIGALVLTQYVPGIDFSLTDAASIGIIGSADGPTSIYISSQLSPRLLGAVSVAAYSYMALVPIIQPPIMKALTSSEERKIRMKQLRPVAKREKIMFPLIALTLCFLFLPSAAPLIGFFAFGNLMRECGVVDRLSDTTRNALINIVTIFLGLGVGSQLLASEFLSLETLGILLLGIVAFCIGTASGVLMAKLMNVFSETKINPLIGSAGVSAVPMAARVSQDMGSKEDPQNVLIMHAMGPNVAGVIGSAVAAGMLLAFFQ; encoded by the coding sequence ATGAAAAGATTCATATTCATTTTTGGGATCCTTGCGTTTTCTCTGGGAGTGTTTGCCGGTATACCCGATTGTCTTGGGGAAACTGTGAGCGCCGGGGAAGTCGCCGCCGAGGAAACCAGGGAGCTTGCGTCTTTCTCCCAGCTTTTGAAGAACGTGGCTACCAGTACAGGTATCTACGGGTTCATTGCGGGCAATGCGTCTTCCTGGGTTAACGGGTTCGGGATGTTTCTGATGATTCTGGTAGGGTTCCTTCTTCTCTACCTCGGGATCGCGAAGAAATTCGAACCTCTTCTTCTGGTTACAATAGCCTTCGGGTGCATATTAGCCAACATTCCGCTTGCGGGGATAAACGACCCCGGAGGGGTACTTTACTACGTATACGATGTTGGTATAAAGACCGGTATTTTTCCCCTTCTGATATTCATGGGAGTGGGGGCGCTTACCGATTTCGGGCCGCTTCTGGCCAATCCCAAGACGGTTCTTCTGGGAGGCGCCGCACAGTTCGGTATTTTCTCAACATTGATCGGTGCGCTTGTGCTTACCCAGTATGTGCCCGGAATTGATTTTTCCTTAACCGACGCGGCGTCTATAGGAATAATAGGATCAGCGGACGGACCGACCTCTATTTATATTTCTTCGCAGCTTTCCCCAAGGCTTCTCGGTGCGGTCTCTGTCGCCGCGTATTCATACATGGCGCTTGTGCCGATAATCCAGCCCCCGATAATGAAGGCTCTTACTTCCTCTGAGGAGAGAAAAATAAGAATGAAGCAGCTTCGTCCCGTGGCGAAAAGAGAAAAAATAATGTTCCCGCTGATTGCCCTTACCCTCTGCTTTCTTTTTCTTCCATCCGCGGCGCCGCTCATAGGTTTTTTCGCTTTCGGTAACCTGATGAGGGAGTGCGGAGTGGTTGACCGGCTATCGGATACGACGAGAAACGCGCTTATCAACATAGTTACGATATTTCTCGGCCTCGGAGTCGGGTCGCAGCTGCTGGCCTCCGAATTTCTTTCCCTTGAGACCCTCGGCATACTTCTTCTTGGGATCGTAGCTTTCTGCATAGGCACGGCCTCCGGAGTGCTGATGGCCAAGCTTATGAATGTTTTCTCAGAAACCAAGATCAACCCTCTGATCGGTTCAGCCGGGGTTTCGGCGGTTCCTATGGCTGCCCGGGTTTCACAGGATATGGGGTCGAAGGAGGATCCCCAGAACGTGCTTATTATGCATGCCATGGGTCCGAACGTAGCCGGGGTCATAGGTTCGGCTGTGGCGGCGGGAATGCTGCTTGCGTTTTTTCAGTAA
- a CDS encoding biotin/lipoyl-binding protein: MKKILFQDTSFRDGFQSVFGARVLTEDFIPAVEAAREAGITHFEAGGGARFQSLFLYCGESAFDMMDRFREAAGPDANLQTLARGINVVALSQQPKDMIDLHARMFKKHGITHIRNFDALNDVRNLEYSGQCIKNAGLHHQAVVTLMELPPGCEGAHDVDFYIDRLRKILDSGLPYDSICFKDASGTSNPQKIYETLKAARKLVGEDTILWVHTHETAAQGVNQYMAAINGGCDGICVARAPVSGGTSQPDLISMWNALKGTEYTLDVDINKVLEANSVFKECMSGYYFPPEALRVSSEVLLSPMPGGALTANTMMMRDTGTLDLYPKVIEAMSECVAKGGFGTSVTPVSQFYFQQAYANVTQGPWKKITDGYGNMVLGYFGRTPVEPDPEVVAIAEEQMGKPRFEGDPLDILDPGIPKATEILEKEGLEVTEENIFIVGALQTQGGNKGLDFLKGNFSVNVRRETPEDKSPPKRGLTTSVASKVSGTGENFVITVDGRSYNVTVKEGSSEVASVTEAPVATTSSVKEEDSPDVVAVTASVPGNIYRVLVGEGDKVKENQTLIMLEAMKMETPVASPCDGEVVSIEVEQGQVVEAGQLILTILPS, encoded by the coding sequence ATGAAGAAAATTTTATTTCAGGATACATCTTTTCGCGACGGATTTCAGTCCGTTTTCGGCGCGAGAGTACTTACGGAAGACTTTATCCCGGCGGTTGAAGCCGCGAGGGAAGCCGGAATAACCCACTTCGAGGCGGGCGGGGGAGCTAGGTTCCAGAGCCTGTTTCTTTACTGCGGAGAGTCTGCTTTTGACATGATGGACCGCTTCCGCGAGGCGGCTGGGCCGGATGCCAACCTGCAGACGCTTGCAAGGGGAATTAACGTGGTCGCGCTGTCCCAGCAGCCCAAGGACATGATAGATCTTCATGCTAGGATGTTCAAGAAGCACGGCATAACGCACATAAGAAACTTCGACGCCTTAAACGACGTAAGAAACCTCGAGTACTCAGGCCAGTGCATAAAAAACGCGGGCTTGCATCACCAGGCCGTGGTGACGCTCATGGAGCTTCCCCCGGGCTGCGAGGGAGCCCACGACGTTGATTTCTATATAGATAGGCTGAGAAAAATACTCGATTCGGGACTTCCATACGATTCCATATGCTTCAAGGACGCTTCGGGAACCTCGAATCCCCAAAAGATTTACGAGACGCTTAAGGCCGCGAGAAAGCTGGTCGGAGAAGACACCATTCTCTGGGTGCACACCCATGAGACGGCTGCTCAGGGAGTCAATCAGTACATGGCCGCCATAAACGGCGGGTGCGACGGAATCTGCGTCGCGAGAGCCCCGGTTTCCGGGGGAACGTCACAGCCCGATCTGATATCAATGTGGAACGCCCTTAAGGGAACGGAATACACCTTGGATGTGGACATAAATAAGGTTCTCGAGGCTAATTCCGTGTTCAAGGAATGCATGTCGGGCTATTATTTCCCGCCCGAGGCCCTTCGGGTCTCCTCGGAGGTTCTTCTCTCTCCGATGCCCGGCGGGGCGCTTACCGCGAACACCATGATGATGAGGGACACGGGCACCCTCGATCTCTACCCGAAGGTTATAGAGGCGATGAGCGAATGCGTCGCAAAGGGAGGATTCGGAACCTCGGTCACACCGGTTTCCCAGTTCTATTTCCAGCAGGCTTATGCTAATGTCACTCAGGGACCGTGGAAGAAAATCACAGACGGCTACGGGAACATGGTCCTCGGCTACTTCGGACGCACGCCCGTCGAGCCCGATCCCGAAGTGGTGGCCATAGCGGAAGAGCAGATGGGCAAGCCCCGCTTTGAAGGCGACCCGCTTGATATACTCGACCCCGGAATTCCGAAGGCGACCGAAATTCTTGAAAAAGAAGGCCTTGAGGTCACAGAAGAAAACATATTCATAGTCGGGGCGCTTCAGACCCAGGGCGGAAACAAGGGTCTTGATTTCCTCAAGGGGAACTTCAGCGTCAACGTCAGAAGGGAAACACCTGAAGATAAGTCTCCGCCAAAACGCGGTCTTACCACAAGCGTGGCGTCTAAGGTGTCCGGTACCGGAGAGAACTTCGTAATTACTGTTGACGGGAGAAGCTATAACGTAACAGTGAAGGAGGGGTCTTCGGAGGTCGCTTCAGTAACCGAAGCGCCTGTTGCGACGACATCCTCCGTTAAGGAAGAGGATTCTCCCGATGTTGTGGCTGTTACGGCGAGCGTGCCGGGCAACATATACAGGGTGTTAGTCGGGGAGGGGGACAAGGTAAAGGAAAATCAAACGCTGATCATGCTTGAAGCCATGAAAATGGAAACTCCGGTTGCCTCTCCGTGCGACGGGGAAGTGGTGTCAATCGAGGTTGAACAGGGACAGGTCGTCGAAGCGGGTCAGCTCATCCTGACCATTCTTCCCTCTTGA
- the yidC gene encoding membrane protein insertase YidC — MNSDLKKNYILFLVLSVLVIVGYSAFFAEAPKEKQPAKIDQPASASAAPGKTSEETGSMQELPTEFEPIRSSYASKIIKVKSDLYTAEIDTLGGRVVGWNLAEYKKTIESDSVPVEVINEGKKSFNTILRVKNEKMPELIPFSYNGSTNLVVGPDGLNVNLVWKKPGGLAVRKTISFYPGKYFIKENLEILNGTQRQINQKVYVSWENTVYESGSNSLYEFISMVAGDVNRTKKPLKETKMFNGEINWFGFGDKYFLGAFLPEIGGDQGLYLQPLDAKGLAGAGFSYPQQRIAAGKSYKVGWKSYFGPKNEPDLREAGYNLEKSIDYGYAGVLTKIAVIALKFVNDFFSNFGISIIVLTVLLRVIFFPLTVKSMKSMKAVQNKMKKLKPEIDALKEKYKDDKSTQQAEMMKLYTSNNINPLSSLGGCLPLLIQLPVFIALYFALLYSIDLRHSSFLWVNDLSQPEHLFDVLGIPFRILPLLMGVSWFLSQRLTPMTAPGSETMELQMKLMQFMPIIFTVMFWGLPSGLILYWTVSNILSVGQQLYINRQVPEEGG; from the coding sequence ATGAACAGCGACCTCAAGAAAAACTATATTTTATTCCTTGTACTGTCGGTACTGGTAATCGTCGGTTACTCGGCATTTTTCGCAGAAGCCCCGAAGGAAAAACAGCCGGCAAAAATAGATCAACCCGCATCGGCGTCCGCCGCCCCGGGGAAAACATCCGAAGAAACGGGTTCCATGCAGGAACTCCCTACGGAATTCGAGCCGATAAGATCTTCCTACGCTTCCAAGATCATAAAAGTCAAATCCGATCTTTACACAGCCGAGATAGACACTCTCGGAGGAAGGGTGGTCGGCTGGAATCTTGCCGAATACAAAAAGACGATTGAGTCGGACTCGGTTCCGGTGGAAGTGATAAACGAAGGGAAGAAGTCGTTTAACACAATACTGAGAGTCAAGAACGAAAAAATGCCGGAGCTAATCCCATTTTCCTACAATGGGAGCACGAATCTGGTCGTGGGTCCCGATGGACTTAACGTCAATTTGGTCTGGAAAAAGCCCGGCGGACTCGCGGTTCGAAAAACCATCTCCTTTTACCCCGGGAAATATTTCATCAAGGAAAACCTCGAGATTCTTAACGGAACCCAGAGACAGATAAACCAGAAAGTTTACGTTTCTTGGGAGAACACGGTATATGAAAGCGGTTCAAACAGCCTGTACGAATTTATTTCCATGGTCGCAGGCGATGTCAACCGGACCAAAAAACCTCTGAAGGAAACCAAGATGTTTAACGGAGAGATAAACTGGTTCGGCTTTGGCGACAAGTATTTCCTCGGCGCATTTCTACCCGAAATAGGAGGAGACCAGGGGCTCTACCTGCAACCCCTCGACGCAAAAGGTCTGGCGGGAGCGGGTTTTTCCTACCCGCAGCAGAGAATCGCCGCGGGAAAAAGCTATAAGGTCGGGTGGAAATCGTATTTCGGTCCGAAAAATGAACCGGACCTCAGGGAAGCCGGTTACAACCTCGAGAAGTCCATTGACTACGGCTATGCGGGAGTACTTACCAAGATTGCCGTCATAGCTCTTAAGTTCGTCAACGACTTTTTCAGCAACTTCGGGATCTCCATAATAGTGCTTACGGTTCTTCTCAGGGTGATATTCTTCCCCCTTACCGTGAAAAGCATGAAATCGATGAAAGCCGTGCAGAACAAGATGAAGAAGCTGAAACCTGAAATCGACGCCTTGAAAGAAAAATACAAGGATGACAAGTCGACGCAGCAGGCTGAGATGATGAAGCTTTACACGAGCAACAACATAAACCCTCTCAGCAGTCTCGGGGGATGTCTGCCCCTGCTCATACAGCTTCCCGTTTTCATAGCTCTTTATTTTGCGCTTCTGTATTCGATAGATTTAAGACACAGCTCGTTTCTCTGGGTAAATGACCTCTCCCAGCCCGAACATCTGTTTGACGTACTGGGGATACCGTTTCGGATACTGCCCCTCTTGATGGGCGTTTCGTGGTTTCTCTCTCAGAGGCTCACCCCCATGACTGCTCCGGGAAGCGAAACGATGGAACTGCAGATGAAACTCATGCAGTTTATGCCTATAATTTTTACCGTAATGTTCTGGGGCCTGCCCTCCGGTCTGATACTTTACTGGACCGTGAGCAACATTCTTTCCGTCGGTCAGCAGCTTTACATCAATCGACAGGTTCCGGAAGAAGGAGGATAA
- a CDS encoding nucleoside deaminase, protein MALAIREAERAASEGEVPVGAVIVDGEGAVISAAHNLRESASDATAHAEILAIRRACEVLGSWRLPDTSIYVTLEPCAMCMGAIVNARITKVVFGAPDPKGGALVSNFGIGAGGELNHQVEFSGGVCGEQCAQILEDFFRMLRDS, encoded by the coding sequence ATGGCCCTGGCTATCAGGGAGGCCGAGAGGGCCGCTTCGGAGGGCGAGGTGCCGGTCGGTGCCGTTATCGTCGATGGGGAAGGAGCTGTAATATCGGCGGCCCACAACCTGAGGGAGTCCGCCTCGGACGCGACCGCTCACGCCGAGATTCTTGCCATAAGGCGCGCGTGCGAAGTTCTAGGAAGCTGGAGACTTCCAGATACCTCTATTTACGTTACTCTCGAGCCATGCGCCATGTGCATGGGAGCCATTGTTAACGCAAGAATAACCAAAGTTGTGTTCGGCGCTCCCGACCCAAAGGGTGGAGCGCTTGTAAGCAACTTCGGAATCGGCGCAGGAGGGGAACTCAATCACCAGGTGGAGTTCTCCGGGGGGGTGTGCGGTGAGCAATGCGCACAGATTCTAGAGGATTTTTTCAGGATGCTTCGGGATTCCTGA
- the rnpA gene encoding ribonuclease P protein component, protein MEKVAIESDNSFPAKFKIKTSRDFRNILAEGTKTHSKNFILYVKPNSLGFPRLGVSVGKKTSASSVRRNRMKRVLREVFRKNKPVFSSNDIVFVVKNDVSDRKFSDLYSEIKKLAGRIK, encoded by the coding sequence ATGGAAAAAGTAGCGATTGAGTCCGATAATTCGTTCCCCGCAAAATTCAAGATAAAGACATCCCGCGACTTTCGCAACATACTCGCAGAAGGCACTAAAACCCACTCGAAAAACTTCATACTCTACGTAAAACCTAATTCCCTGGGCTTCCCCCGCCTCGGAGTGTCCGTGGGCAAAAAGACATCGGCAAGTTCCGTCAGAAGAAACAGGATGAAAAGGGTGCTGAGGGAGGTTTTCAGGAAAAACAAGCCTGTCTTTTCCTCAAACGATATTGTGTTCGTAGTAAAAAACGATGTGTCGGACAGGAAGTTCTCGGATCTTTACTCGGAAATAAAAAAACTCGCAGGCCGTATCAAATGA
- the yidD gene encoding membrane protein insertion efficiency factor YidD, with product MKGNFTVRFFVFLVRLYQRAISPLFPSTCRFYPSCSAYSIEALREHGALRGIWMTLRRILRCHPLSAGGYDPVRKKKR from the coding sequence ATGAAAGGAAATTTCACAGTCAGATTCTTTGTTTTCCTGGTAAGACTCTACCAGAGGGCGATCTCTCCCCTGTTTCCCTCGACCTGCAGGTTTTACCCCAGCTGCTCTGCGTATTCGATTGAAGCACTAAGGGAACACGGAGCTCTCAGGGGAATATGGATGACCCTTAGGAGAATACTGCGCTGTCATCCGCTAAGTGCGGGGGGATATGATCCCGTGAGGAAAAAAAAGCGATAG
- a CDS encoding transcriptional repressor, whose amino-acid sequence MMKDFECTQELYAREVLREKGLKSTTQRLAVVHVLHTSGKSLSVGEIHDGVKEMLGAAGLATIYRTLEMFEDLGIVKRLHFPDGGHGYAFSQGEHVHHMVCVDCREVFDFPECPVESFDYASVERQGFRVKDHFIQLFGQCGKCAEAA is encoded by the coding sequence ATGATGAAAGATTTTGAATGCACTCAGGAATTGTATGCTAGGGAGGTTCTGCGGGAAAAGGGACTTAAGTCCACCACGCAGCGCCTTGCCGTCGTTCATGTTCTCCACACGAGCGGAAAATCGCTTTCGGTCGGAGAAATACACGACGGGGTGAAGGAAATGCTCGGTGCCGCGGGGCTTGCCACCATCTACAGAACGCTTGAGATGTTTGAGGACCTGGGCATCGTGAAGCGCCTTCATTTCCCCGACGGGGGCCACGGCTACGCGTTTTCCCAGGGCGAGCATGTTCATCACATGGTATGCGTTGACTGCAGGGAGGTTTTCGATTTTCCCGAGTGTCCGGTGGAAAGCTTTGATTACGCTTCGGTCGAAAGGCAGGGTTTTCGCGTGAAGGATCATTTTATACAGCTTTTCGGTCAATGCGGAAAATGCGCGGAGGCGGCTTAA
- a CDS encoding amino acid ABC transporter substrate-binding protein yields the protein MRILRGVLSIALLVFAFLLLSPGCDDGTNEQVGTGCEDAFCIGTLFRAGDSPSSVIKAAEFARDDINKAGGNVKLITGDGATPLASAMELLEMGVKAIIGPGTSQSSVEIFDFLVDNGLVAVSPSATSVTLTEKNREISQAGGTPFFFRTVPTDSFQAKILAAEVRNGSEVLIVHRNDNYGVKLAELINEEFLSRNRPAAKVVWYERYYSDDPRFDEKTQALLDDIEAVSGIGDISSVILILSIDEGGKIIKGMLDSTVVPSAARYYISDSFAVENLYERVDRNNPAAVEGFKSTTPCSLPNPPERKDEFEKRFDRETYPSLRFAVHAYDAVVAVALAALSAGSNDPSEYVSEMADVTGGGNRCLSYAECAAAITDETAANDDIDYEGVSGPIEFDEDGNIGAGCYSVYTYDATGGRTRRIFDVPGLNDVTPGRMP from the coding sequence ATGAGAATTCTGAGAGGAGTACTTTCGATTGCGCTTCTTGTCTTTGCCTTCCTTCTCCTGTCCCCGGGATGTGACGACGGAACCAACGAGCAAGTCGGCACCGGCTGCGAAGACGCCTTTTGCATAGGGACGCTTTTTCGGGCAGGCGATTCTCCTTCCTCCGTAATAAAGGCCGCAGAATTCGCAAGGGACGACATTAACAAAGCAGGTGGAAACGTAAAGCTTATCACCGGAGACGGCGCCACGCCTCTTGCCTCAGCCATGGAACTCCTGGAAATGGGCGTGAAGGCGATAATCGGACCCGGAACCTCGCAGAGTTCCGTTGAAATTTTTGATTTCCTAGTTGACAACGGCCTAGTCGCGGTTTCACCTTCCGCAACCTCCGTCACCCTGACCGAAAAAAACAGGGAAATTTCCCAAGCCGGTGGGACACCCTTTTTCTTCAGGACCGTTCCAACGGATTCGTTCCAAGCGAAAATTCTGGCGGCCGAAGTCCGAAACGGAAGCGAAGTGCTGATAGTCCATCGAAACGACAACTACGGAGTGAAACTTGCGGAACTGATCAACGAGGAATTCCTTTCCCGAAATCGTCCCGCCGCCAAGGTCGTCTGGTACGAGCGATACTATTCTGACGATCCAAGGTTCGATGAGAAAACCCAGGCCTTGCTTGACGATATCGAGGCGGTAAGTGGAATCGGTGACATAAGTTCCGTAATACTGATCCTGTCGATAGACGAAGGAGGGAAGATAATAAAGGGCATGCTTGACTCCACGGTCGTTCCGTCCGCCGCGAGATATTACATCTCCGACTCATTCGCAGTTGAGAACCTGTATGAACGCGTGGACCGGAACAACCCGGCCGCGGTTGAGGGCTTCAAAAGCACGACTCCGTGCTCTCTGCCGAACCCTCCCGAGAGAAAAGACGAGTTTGAAAAGCGATTTGACCGGGAGACGTACCCTTCCCTTCGATTCGCCGTCCATGCTTATGACGCAGTGGTAGCGGTAGCACTCGCGGCCTTGAGCGCCGGAAGTAACGACCCTTCCGAATATGTCTCCGAAATGGCAGACGTTACGGGAGGAGGAAACCGGTGCTTAAGCTACGCGGAATGCGCCGCCGCCATTACTGATGAGACCGCAGCCAACGACGACATTGACTACGAAGGGGTTTCAGGACCGATCGAGTTTGATGAAGATGGGAACATAGGAGCCGGATGCTATTCCGTCTACACATATGATGCCACGGGCGGGCGCACGAGACGAATTTTCGACGTTCCGGGATTAAACGACGTAACACCTGGCCGGATGCCTTAA
- a CDS encoding SDR family oxidoreductase, protein MRFEGRSAIITGGGTGIGEATALLLARNGARVLIAGRREEKLKEVCEKAEEEGLSIAYKVCDVSVESDCAATVEAGLSEHGKIDILFNNAGIIFSGPLHEVETERFQQIFDINVRGAFMMCKYAIPHMISAGRGFIVNNSSVIGLKGFAGLSAYSASKGALVQLTRSMALEYADKGLRINAVCPGGVWTPMFDSYLERAEDADAALAFMESLHPMGRLADPYEIAEAVLFLCDEKAMFNTGSMLSIDGGIIAK, encoded by the coding sequence ATGAGATTTGAAGGACGGTCTGCGATTATTACCGGAGGAGGCACCGGAATCGGTGAGGCTACGGCACTTCTGCTGGCGCGAAATGGAGCCAGGGTTCTGATTGCCGGGAGAAGAGAGGAGAAGCTAAAAGAGGTATGTGAGAAAGCGGAGGAAGAGGGGCTTTCGATAGCATACAAGGTTTGTGATGTCTCCGTTGAGAGCGACTGCGCGGCCACCGTAGAGGCTGGACTTTCTGAGCACGGAAAGATCGACATTCTTTTTAATAATGCCGGTATCATTTTTTCCGGTCCCCTCCACGAAGTCGAAACCGAAAGATTCCAGCAGATCTTCGACATAAACGTGAGGGGAGCGTTCATGATGTGCAAATATGCGATTCCTCACATGATTTCCGCGGGCAGGGGTTTTATCGTCAACAACTCTTCTGTTATCGGGTTAAAGGGGTTCGCGGGACTTTCGGCCTACTCGGCATCCAAGGGGGCCCTTGTTCAGCTCACAAGAAGCATGGCTCTTGAGTATGCGGACAAGGGACTTAGAATAAACGCCGTCTGTCCCGGCGGAGTTTGGACGCCGATGTTTGACTCCTATCTTGAGAGAGCCGAGGATGCCGACGCAGCCCTGGCGTTCATGGAGTCGCTTCACCCCATGGGGCGGCTGGCCGATCCGTATGAGATAGCAGAAGCGGTCCTGTTTCTCTGCGATGAGAAAGCCATGTTCAACACGGGCTCTATGCTCTCCATCGACGGCGGCATTATAGCTAAATAA